In a single window of the Candidatus Eisenbacteria bacterium genome:
- a CDS encoding nucleotidyl transferase AbiEii/AbiGii toxin family protein: MSRFSEDIDIVIDKGFLGFGGEDSPEDAPSKKQKKKRLDAMREAAQSKIYSDLMPALAARIGATLPESDIWELVPASEDEDPDRQTLLFKYPIAMPDTHAYVRRVVKIELGARSDNEPVEEKEIYPYLFDAFPDVLGSSNFRVRALAPERTFWEKAMLVHEETYRPVHKKKRDARIARHYYDLWCLITKGIAARAANRDEIFARAAQHREIYFSWSWMDYSTLCRGSLRLVPLPEQESEWRQDYQAMRDEMFFDEVPNFDEVLHVVGGFQEEYNSV; the protein is encoded by the coding sequence ATCAGCCGGTTTTCCGAGGACATCGACATTGTGATCGACAAGGGCTTCCTCGGCTTCGGCGGCGAGGATAGTCCCGAGGACGCGCCCAGTAAGAAACAGAAGAAGAAGCGTCTCGATGCGATGAGGGAAGCAGCGCAATCCAAGATTTATAGTGACTTGATGCCAGCGTTGGCGGCTCGCATTGGCGCAACTCTGCCGGAGTCTGACATCTGGGAGCTGGTTCCAGCTTCGGAGGACGAAGACCCTGACAGGCAGACACTATTGTTCAAATACCCAATAGCCATGCCCGATACTCATGCCTACGTTCGCCGCGTGGTGAAAATCGAGCTGGGTGCCCGGTCAGACAACGAGCCTGTCGAAGAAAAGGAAATATACCCGTACCTCTTCGATGCTTTCCCAGATGTTCTCGGCTCCAGCAACTTCCGAGTAAGGGCTTTGGCACCGGAAAGAACTTTCTGGGAGAAAGCCATGCTGGTGCACGAAGAGACTTATCGTCCTGTTCATAAGAAGAAGAGAGATGCGCGCATTGCCCGCCACTACTACGATCTTTGGTGCCTAATCACCAAGGGCATTGCCGCGAGGGCAGCCAATCGCGACGAGATTTTTGCCCGCGCGGCTCAGCACCGAGAGATCTATTTCAGCTGGTCGTGGATGGACTACAGCACACTGTGTCGAGGTTCGCTCCGCTTAGTGCCCTTGCCGGAACAGGAATCAGAATGGCGCCAGGATTACCAAGCAATGCGTGACGAGATGTTCTTTGACGAGGTACCGAACTTCGACGAAGTTCTGCATGTGGTGGGTGGGTTCCAGGAGGAGTATAACAGTGTCTGA